The following proteins are co-located in the Rattus norvegicus strain BN/NHsdMcwi chromosome X, GRCr8, whole genome shotgun sequence genome:
- the Arhgap36 gene encoding rho GTPase-activating protein 36 isoform X3, which produces MAWMLDCLFASAFEPRPRRVCVLGGAPGQNPDRSRMDMVSIHSLSELERLKLQETAYHELVARHFLSEFKPDRVQPTDRPNTLQKWFQMLRGQDRAASLKTFGIRLEEVLVNELTRRKQRELTDNMQVEDINGSTGRRRRGNVVQRMFGRMRRFFSRRRNEPTLPREFTRRGRRGAISVDSVAELENGALLLQILQLSQLSLPIGQRLLGSKRKMSLNPIAQQIPHIVETCCKFIEKHGLSSVGIFTIEYSLRRVIELRELFDKGMDIVLDDSVNVNDVAELLKEFFREMKDSLLPDELYMSFLLTATLKPQDQVSALQLLVYLMPPCHSDTLERLLKALHKVTENCEDSIGLDGQLVPGNRMTSTNLALVFGTSLLKKGKLAKRESRKTKLGIDHYVASVNVVRAMIDNWDILFQVPPHIQKQVAKRVWKSSPEALDFIRRRNLRKIQSARIKMEEDALLSDPVDNSAEAQAAILAQSQPFDEGQLPSKDPEGAPDVNFGDGMNYDFEDDSDFEDEDHPDLAEVPYLDVIPNNEDTDSDADEMPGSSEEPAVPAGTARSRDKDEGAGNPPNAERPLPRVPREKEGKSGTGFFP; this is translated from the exons TGTGCGTCCTGGGAGGAGCCCCAGGACAGAACCCAGACCGCAGCAGGATGGACATGGTATCCATACACAGCCTCTCCGAGCTGGAGCGCCTGAAGCTGCAAGAGACTGCTTACCACGAACTCGTGGCCAGACATTTCCTCTCTGAATTCAAGCCGGACAGAG TTCAACCCACTGACCGTCCAAACACCCTGCAGAAGTGGTTTCAGATGCTGAGAGGCCAAGACAGGG CTGCATCACTCAAGACCTTCGGTATCCGCCTGGAAGAAGTTCTGGTGAACGAGCTTACCCGCCGCAAGCAACGGGAACTGACAGACAACATGCAGGTTGAAGATATCAACGGTTCCACTGGACGTCGTCGTCGGGGAAACGTGGTGCAGAGAATGTTTGGACGCATGAGGCGCTTTTTCAGTCGCAGGAGGAATGAGCCTACTCTGCCCAGAGAGTTCACTCGCCGTGGGCGCCGA GGTGCAATTTCTGTGGATAGCGTAGCTGAACTGGAGAATGGAGCCCTGCTGCTGCAGATCCTGCAGCTCTCACAGCTTTCATTGCCTATTGGCCAGCGACTTCTGGGATCCAAAAGGAAGATGAGCCTCAACCCAATTGCTCAACAAATCCCTCACATTGTTGAGACTTGCTGCAAATTCATTGAGAAACATG GCTTAAGCTCTGTGGGGATTTTCACCATCGAGTACTCTCTGCGGAGGGTGATTGAG CTTCGTGAGTTATTTGACAAAGGCATGGATATTGTCCTGGATGACAGTGTGAATGTCAATGATGTGGCTGAACTCCTCAAGGAGTTTTTTCGTGAGATGAAGGACTCTCTGCTGCCTGATGAACTGTACATGTCCTTCCTCCTGACTGCGA CTCTGAAGCCCCAGGATCAGGTTTCTGCCCTGCAGCTTCTGGTCTACCTGATGCCACCTTGCCACAGTGATACCCTTGAACGTCTGCTGAAGGCACTGCATAAAGTCACTGAGAACTGCGAGGACTCCATTGGCCTTGATGGACAGCTG GTCCCAGGTAACCGAATGACTTCCACTAACTTGGCTTTGGTGTTTGGAACTTCTCTCCTGAAGAAGGGGAAGTTGGCCAAGAGGGAATCCAGGAAGACTAAACTGGGGATTGATCACTATGTTGCATCTGTTAATGTGGTTCGCGCCATGATTGATAACTGGGACATCCTCTTCCAG GTGCCCCCCCATATTCAGAAGCAGGTTGCTAAGCGTGTGTGGAAGTCCAGCCCTGAAGCCCTGGATTTTATCAGACGCCGCAATCTGAGGAAGATCCA GAGTGCTCGCATAAAGATGGAGGAGGACGCTTTACTTTCTGATCCTGTGGACAACTCTGCCGAAGCCCAGGCTGCTATCCTTGCTCAGAGCCAGCCCTTTGATGAAGGTCAGCTCCCTTCTAAAG ACCCCGAAGGAGCCCCAGATGTGAACTTTGGAGATGGCATGAACTATGACTTTGAAGATGACTCAGATTTTGAAGACGAGGACCATCCGGATCTTGCAGAGGTTCCCTATCTTGATGTAATTCCAAACAACGAAGATACCGACTCAGATGCTGATGAAATGCCAG GTTCCTCTGAGGAGCCCGCTGTGCCTGCTGGCACTGCCCGTTCCCGTGACAAGGATGAAGGCGCTGGTAACCCCCCCAATGCAGAGCGCCCATTGCCCCGTGTGCCCCGGGAGAAGGAGGGCAAATCTGGCACTGGCTTCTTTCCTTAG
- the Arhgap36 gene encoding rho GTPase-activating protein 36 isoform X2 yields MGGCIPFLKAARTRCPRIMPLLLLLSAFIFLVCVLGGAPGQNPDRSRMDMVSIHSLSELERLKLQETAYHELVARHFLSEFKPDRVQPTDRPNTLQKWFQMLRGQDRAASLKTFGIRLEEVLVNELTRRKQRELTDNMQVEDINGSTGRRRRGNVVQRMFGRMRRFFSRRRNEPTLPREFTRRGRRGAISVDSVAELENGALLLQILQLSQLSLPIGQRLLGSKRKMSLNPIAQQIPHIVETCCKFIEKHGLSSVGIFTIEYSLRRVIELRELFDKGMDIVLDDSVNVNDVAELLKEFFREMKDSLLPDELYMSFLLTATLKPQDQVSALQLLVYLMPPCHSDTLERLLKALHKVTENCEDSIGLDGQLVPGNRMTSTNLALVFGTSLLKKGKLAKRESRKTKLGIDHYVASVNVVRAMIDNWDILFQVPPHIQKQVAKRVWKSSPEALDFIRRRNLRKIQSARIKMEEDALLSDPVDNSAEAQAAILAQSQPFDEGQLPSKDPEGAPDVNFGDGMNYDFEDDSDFEDEDHPDLAEVPYLDVIPNNEDTDSDADEMPGSSEEPAVPAGTARSRDKDEGAGNPPNAERPLPRVPREKEGKSGTGFFP; encoded by the exons ATGGGTGGCTGCATTCCTTTCCTAAAGGCAGCAAGGACACGGTGTCCCAGAATCATGCCccttttgctgttgttgtctgCCTTCATTTTTTTAGTGTGCGTCCTGGGAGGAGCCCCAGGACAGAACCCAGACCGCAGCAGGATGGACATGGTATCCATACACAGCCTCTCCGAGCTGGAGCGCCTGAAGCTGCAAGAGACTGCTTACCACGAACTCGTGGCCAGACATTTCCTCTCTGAATTCAAGCCGGACAGAG TTCAACCCACTGACCGTCCAAACACCCTGCAGAAGTGGTTTCAGATGCTGAGAGGCCAAGACAGGG CTGCATCACTCAAGACCTTCGGTATCCGCCTGGAAGAAGTTCTGGTGAACGAGCTTACCCGCCGCAAGCAACGGGAACTGACAGACAACATGCAGGTTGAAGATATCAACGGTTCCACTGGACGTCGTCGTCGGGGAAACGTGGTGCAGAGAATGTTTGGACGCATGAGGCGCTTTTTCAGTCGCAGGAGGAATGAGCCTACTCTGCCCAGAGAGTTCACTCGCCGTGGGCGCCGA GGTGCAATTTCTGTGGATAGCGTAGCTGAACTGGAGAATGGAGCCCTGCTGCTGCAGATCCTGCAGCTCTCACAGCTTTCATTGCCTATTGGCCAGCGACTTCTGGGATCCAAAAGGAAGATGAGCCTCAACCCAATTGCTCAACAAATCCCTCACATTGTTGAGACTTGCTGCAAATTCATTGAGAAACATG GCTTAAGCTCTGTGGGGATTTTCACCATCGAGTACTCTCTGCGGAGGGTGATTGAG CTTCGTGAGTTATTTGACAAAGGCATGGATATTGTCCTGGATGACAGTGTGAATGTCAATGATGTGGCTGAACTCCTCAAGGAGTTTTTTCGTGAGATGAAGGACTCTCTGCTGCCTGATGAACTGTACATGTCCTTCCTCCTGACTGCGA CTCTGAAGCCCCAGGATCAGGTTTCTGCCCTGCAGCTTCTGGTCTACCTGATGCCACCTTGCCACAGTGATACCCTTGAACGTCTGCTGAAGGCACTGCATAAAGTCACTGAGAACTGCGAGGACTCCATTGGCCTTGATGGACAGCTG GTCCCAGGTAACCGAATGACTTCCACTAACTTGGCTTTGGTGTTTGGAACTTCTCTCCTGAAGAAGGGGAAGTTGGCCAAGAGGGAATCCAGGAAGACTAAACTGGGGATTGATCACTATGTTGCATCTGTTAATGTGGTTCGCGCCATGATTGATAACTGGGACATCCTCTTCCAG GTGCCCCCCCATATTCAGAAGCAGGTTGCTAAGCGTGTGTGGAAGTCCAGCCCTGAAGCCCTGGATTTTATCAGACGCCGCAATCTGAGGAAGATCCA GAGTGCTCGCATAAAGATGGAGGAGGACGCTTTACTTTCTGATCCTGTGGACAACTCTGCCGAAGCCCAGGCTGCTATCCTTGCTCAGAGCCAGCCCTTTGATGAAGGTCAGCTCCCTTCTAAAG ACCCCGAAGGAGCCCCAGATGTGAACTTTGGAGATGGCATGAACTATGACTTTGAAGATGACTCAGATTTTGAAGACGAGGACCATCCGGATCTTGCAGAGGTTCCCTATCTTGATGTAATTCCAAACAACGAAGATACCGACTCAGATGCTGATGAAATGCCAG GTTCCTCTGAGGAGCCCGCTGTGCCTGCTGGCACTGCCCGTTCCCGTGACAAGGATGAAGGCGCTGGTAACCCCCCCAATGCAGAGCGCCCATTGCCCCGTGTGCCCCGGGAGAAGGAGGGCAAATCTGGCACTGGCTTCTTTCCTTAG